One part of the Salinivirga cyanobacteriivorans genome encodes these proteins:
- a CDS encoding SPOR domain-containing protein, with the protein MSTLSKYISDLLFLHNCVIVPELGGFVAEFRSAIIDDQREMIYPPSKSLAFNNALRRNDGLLVNYIAHKRELTYEAAATWLSEEVKHIKHTLLTDGLVIVNGLGALYLDENHHFQFRADVEQNLLADAYGLTPVNLPIDLSIRTSKSLKTVPINQNQGIMSKKTMVRVAAVLGPILIIGAVLTFGTDFFKQEQKNQTAAIGISQPEEKDTTKDSADINEIATKKEQALYYSEKEEAFEYHIIAGSYNRRKNAQLLADDLIKEGHNATVVEADGKFRVSMQQFSDRYEALQKLDFLRKTTDKSYWIFKQKN; encoded by the coding sequence ATGTCGACATTGAGTAAATATATTTCAGATTTATTGTTCCTGCATAATTGTGTAATTGTGCCGGAACTTGGGGGATTTGTAGCTGAATTTCGTTCTGCCATAATTGACGATCAGCGCGAAATGATTTATCCGCCTTCAAAATCATTAGCTTTTAATAATGCCCTTCGCAGAAACGACGGGCTATTGGTGAACTATATTGCTCACAAAAGAGAACTGACTTACGAAGCCGCTGCAACCTGGCTTTCTGAAGAGGTCAAGCACATTAAACACACCCTGCTTACAGATGGGCTGGTAATTGTAAATGGCCTTGGCGCTTTATATCTGGATGAAAACCATCATTTTCAATTCAGAGCAGATGTGGAACAAAACCTGTTGGCTGATGCTTACGGACTAACACCGGTAAATCTGCCCATAGATCTGAGCATACGCACTTCAAAATCTTTGAAAACCGTACCAATAAATCAAAACCAGGGCATTATGAGCAAAAAAACCATGGTGAGAGTTGCCGCCGTGCTTGGCCCCATACTCATTATCGGGGCAGTACTTACTTTTGGCACTGATTTCTTCAAGCAAGAGCAAAAAAATCAAACTGCTGCCATTGGGATATCCCAACCTGAAGAAAAAGATACAACAAAAGATTCTGCAGACATCAATGAAATAGCAACTAAAAAAGAGCAAGCCCTCTATTACAGCGAAAAAGAAGAGGCTTTCGAATATCACATTATTGCGGGAAGCTATAATAGACGTAAAAATGCACAGCTTTTGGCAGACGATTTAATAAAAGAAGGCCACAACGCCACCGTAGTAGAGGCTGATGGTAAATTCCGCGTTTCAATGCAGCAATTCAGCGATCGCTATGAGGCATTGCAAAAGCTTGATTTTCTGAGAAAAACAACCGACAAATCTTATTGGATTTTCAAGCAAAAAAATTAA
- the pheS gene encoding phenylalanine--tRNA ligase subunit alpha: MLEKLEQIKKEAEAFVANSEEEIEAFRIQYLGKKGKMNEVFAEFKKVPNEQKREFGKKINEIKTFLQEKIDRFHADLQKQPEEASGDDLTLPGDPVKWGTRHPLSIVRREIIDIFSRLGYVVADGPEIEDDHHVFSALNFPEEHPARDMQDTFFIEKQPDVLLRTHTSSIQVRTMEQNDPPIRVICPGRVFRNEAISARAHCIFHQIEGLYIDKDVSFADLKQTLLYFAREMFGADTEIRLRPSYFPFTEPSAEMDVSCTICGGKGCNVCKYTGWLEIMGCGMVDPNVLESSDIDPEIYSGFAFGMGIERIAMLKYQVKDLRYYFENDVRFLGQFENEV, translated from the coding sequence ATGCTGGAAAAATTAGAACAGATTAAGAAAGAGGCAGAGGCTTTTGTGGCCAATTCGGAAGAAGAGATTGAAGCTTTCCGGATTCAGTATTTAGGTAAGAAAGGAAAAATGAATGAAGTTTTTGCCGAGTTTAAAAAGGTTCCAAATGAACAAAAAAGGGAGTTCGGTAAAAAAATCAACGAAATAAAGACATTTCTACAGGAAAAAATTGATCGTTTTCATGCAGACCTGCAAAAGCAGCCTGAGGAGGCCAGTGGCGATGATTTAACCCTGCCGGGAGATCCCGTAAAATGGGGAACCCGTCACCCGCTATCAATTGTAAGGCGCGAAATTATCGATATTTTTAGCCGCCTGGGTTACGTGGTTGCCGATGGACCCGAAATCGAAGACGATCATCACGTATTTAGCGCATTGAACTTCCCCGAGGAGCATCCGGCCAGAGATATGCAGGATACCTTTTTTATTGAAAAACAACCCGATGTGCTTTTACGCACACACACATCTTCTATCCAGGTGCGTACAATGGAGCAAAATGATCCGCCTATTCGGGTGATTTGTCCAGGCCGCGTTTTTCGTAACGAAGCTATTTCGGCCAGAGCACACTGCATTTTTCATCAAATTGAAGGGCTTTACATCGATAAGGATGTGTCGTTTGCCGACTTAAAGCAAACTTTGCTCTATTTTGCACGCGAAATGTTTGGAGCTGATACCGAGATCAGGCTGCGACCCTCGTACTTCCCTTTTACCGAACCTTCTGCCGAAATGGATGTGAGTTGCACCATTTGCGGAGGAAAAGGCTGTAATGTTTGTAAATATACCGGCTGGCTCGAAATTATGGGCTGCGGTATGGTCGATCCAAACGTGCTCGAAAGCTCTGATATTGACCCTGAAATTTATTCCGGATTTGCATTCGGTATGGGTATTGAGCGTATTGCAATGTTGAAATACCAGGTAAAAGACCTTCGTTATTACTTTGAAAACGATGTGCGTTTTTTGGGTCAATTCGAAAATGAGGTCTAG
- a CDS encoding SIR2 family NAD-dependent protein deacylase, with protein MSKKLVVLSGAGMSAESGIRTFRDKDGWWQNHNPMELASPEAFESDPQLVLDFYNYRRKKVMEAEPNEGHKGLVKLEQDFDVQIVTQNVDDLHERAGSKNVLHLHGEIRKARSTTDPWLVYDLEGSELNLGDKCEKGSQLRPHVVWFGEAVPAIEAAANIVAHADIFVIIGTALAVYPAAGLTNYLRKGVPVFVINPDTAHENFSSQIEFIETGAVEGVKILQKKLKSYVE; from the coding sequence ATGTCTAAAAAGCTTGTCGTATTGTCGGGAGCAGGAATGAGTGCTGAAAGTGGTATTCGTACTTTTCGCGATAAAGACGGATGGTGGCAAAACCACAATCCTATGGAATTGGCTTCACCCGAAGCTTTTGAAAGCGATCCACAGCTGGTGCTCGATTTTTATAATTACCGGCGTAAAAAGGTGATGGAAGCCGAGCCAAATGAGGGCCATAAAGGTCTGGTTAAATTGGAGCAGGATTTCGACGTACAAATTGTAACCCAAAATGTAGACGATTTGCATGAAAGGGCCGGAAGCAAAAATGTACTGCATTTGCATGGCGAGATACGAAAGGCCCGTTCTACAACAGATCCGTGGCTGGTATATGATTTAGAAGGCAGTGAGCTGAATCTCGGAGATAAATGTGAGAAAGGCAGCCAACTAAGGCCGCATGTGGTTTGGTTCGGCGAAGCTGTACCTGCCATAGAAGCGGCAGCTAATATTGTGGCACATGCCGATATTTTTGTGATCATTGGAACAGCCTTAGCCGTTTATCCGGCAGCAGGACTCACCAATTACCTCCGGAAAGGGGTGCCTGTTTTTGTAATTAATCCCGATACAGCACATGAAAATTTTTCATCGCAAATTGAATTTATAGAAACAGGAGCCGTTGAGGGAGTTAAAATACTTCAAAAAAAATTAAAATCATATGTGGAATAA
- a CDS encoding porin family protein: protein MWNKLSVIFILLFATSTASAQLANFKGGLEAGVMGTQVDGDTLSGYDKAGLRVGGFIEKPVTEEISVQFAMVYTQKGSQGAKKVDDPFSFYEINLHYVDMPLTARYYHKSGVFGEGGLALGYLFKQKEEGNNLVGQFRVDESPGFNKFELSWHLGIGYKIFPYTSVHAQFAYSLLKIRGKYDSEIPGVYAGQYNNTLMVALQIYLGKRDKS from the coding sequence ATGTGGAATAAATTATCGGTTATTTTTATACTGCTTTTTGCTACAAGTACTGCCAGTGCACAATTAGCAAATTTCAAAGGTGGGTTGGAGGCCGGAGTAATGGGTACCCAGGTCGACGGCGATACGCTGAGCGGCTACGATAAAGCCGGACTTAGAGTAGGCGGATTTATTGAAAAGCCGGTAACAGAAGAAATTAGTGTACAATTTGCAATGGTGTATACTCAAAAAGGCAGCCAGGGAGCAAAAAAAGTAGACGATCCGTTCTCTTTCTACGAAATCAATCTTCATTATGTCGACATGCCGCTCACGGCAAGGTATTACCACAAATCCGGCGTGTTTGGAGAAGGCGGACTGGCCCTGGGGTATCTTTTTAAGCAAAAAGAAGAGGGTAATAACCTTGTAGGCCAATTCAGAGTTGATGAGTCTCCCGGATTTAACAAATTTGAATTAAGCTGGCACCTTGGAATCGGATACAAGATTTTCCCGTATACATCTGTACATGCTCAGTTTGCTTATTCTTTGCTTAAGATACGGGGTAAATACGATTCTGAAATACCAGGTGTTTATGCCGGGCAATACAATAATACACTGATGGTTGCGTTGCAAATTTACCTGGGAAAGCGCGATAAGTCTTAG
- a CDS encoding porin family protein has product MNKITILIFCVFALASTTEAQIKYGLRGGVSSSQLTLDKAIEVTTADNPDTKLRMEAKRAKVGLHFGGMLQATIAGMYIQPELLIVSTGGEVEVTKIADDGQKIGSTIADQRFMRLDIPVVAGWKVGPARFGLGPVASFNLSGNDELQKIIEERVGDGTAAEEKLTAASWAVQLDAGLNVLGILALDVKYEFGLSKLGSGVQIADQNYNFTQRNNQLIFSVGYLF; this is encoded by the coding sequence ATGAACAAGATTACGATATTAATTTTCTGCGTTTTTGCTTTGGCATCTACTACTGAAGCACAAATAAAATATGGCCTGCGTGGTGGAGTGAGCTCTTCTCAATTAACTTTGGATAAGGCAATTGAAGTCACAACCGCTGATAACCCCGACACCAAACTAAGGATGGAGGCCAAAAGAGCAAAAGTAGGGCTGCACTTTGGGGGAATGCTGCAGGCTACCATCGCAGGCATGTATATACAGCCTGAGCTGCTTATTGTATCTACCGGTGGCGAAGTTGAGGTGACCAAAATAGCTGATGACGGCCAAAAGATAGGATCAACCATTGCCGATCAGCGTTTTATGCGTTTAGACATACCTGTTGTTGCTGGCTGGAAGGTTGGCCCGGCACGTTTTGGACTGGGTCCCGTGGCTTCTTTTAACCTGAGCGGCAATGACGAATTGCAAAAGATTATCGAAGAACGGGTAGGCGATGGAACAGCAGCTGAAGAAAAACTTACTGCAGCTTCATGGGCGGTGCAGCTTGATGCTGGCTTAAATGTATTGGGTATACTTGCTCTTGATGTGAAATATGAGTTTGGCTTGAGCAAACTTGGCTCAGGGGTGCAGATAGCAGATCAAAACTACAACTTTACACAACGTAATAATCAGCTGATTTTTAGTGTTGGATATCTGTTTTAA
- a CDS encoding nicotinate phosphoribosyltransferase, which produces MLNYSATYTDQYQLTMAEVYFQKNRHNKKAVFDYFFRKPPFNSGYTVFAGLDTLLDILENFRFTQEDIDFLYKQKLNDSFLDFLKQYRFSGDVYSAKEGEIVFPTEPVLTVEAEMLDAQLVETLLLNVLNFQSLIATKAARMRQVAGDRGLIDFGLRRAQSAGAYHAARAAIIGGFNATSNVVAGKDFGIAVSGTMAHSLIQSYEDELTAFRHFAEIRPHDCVLLVDTYNTLKSGLPNAIKVAKEMEARGQQLKGIRLDSGDLAFLSRKARKMLDDAGLQYVKIAVSNQLDECLIKSLNEQGAQIDLFGVGTSLVTGQPDSALDGVFKLAAYDDAPRIKISESTAKITLPGQKQVYRMTGENGVFVGADAVCMKTDDTLERMYHPFDKLKSMNVKDFNKEPLQHKVMSAGKRLQKQQPLTSIQQYASNRIGQLPAEYKRFENPHIYKVGLSEKLNNLRNDLIHQHLDNL; this is translated from the coding sequence ATGCTCAACTACTCAGCAACATATACCGATCAGTATCAACTTACAATGGCAGAGGTTTATTTTCAGAAAAACCGCCATAATAAGAAAGCTGTTTTTGATTACTTTTTCAGGAAACCACCCTTTAATTCAGGGTATACTGTATTTGCCGGATTAGACACTTTGCTTGATATTCTTGAAAATTTCAGGTTTACCCAGGAAGACATTGATTTTTTATACAAACAAAAGCTTAACGATTCTTTTCTCGATTTTTTAAAGCAATACCGTTTTTCGGGCGATGTATACAGTGCAAAAGAAGGCGAAATTGTTTTTCCGACTGAGCCGGTACTCACTGTAGAGGCAGAAATGCTGGATGCCCAATTGGTGGAAACACTTTTGCTAAATGTGCTGAATTTTCAGTCGTTAATTGCGACCAAGGCGGCTCGTATGCGACAGGTTGCCGGTGACCGCGGCCTAATAGATTTTGGTTTGAGGCGGGCACAAAGTGCCGGAGCCTATCATGCTGCAAGGGCTGCTATTATAGGAGGTTTTAATGCCACAAGTAATGTAGTGGCAGGTAAAGATTTTGGTATTGCTGTTTCCGGAACCATGGCACACTCGCTTATCCAAAGTTATGAGGATGAATTAACGGCTTTTCGCCATTTTGCTGAGATCAGGCCCCATGATTGCGTACTGCTGGTCGATACTTATAATACACTGAAAAGCGGCCTGCCAAATGCAATAAAGGTGGCCAAAGAGATGGAAGCAAGGGGTCAACAGCTAAAGGGTATACGCCTCGATAGCGGAGATTTGGCATTTTTATCACGCAAAGCACGAAAAATGCTCGATGATGCCGGATTGCAATATGTAAAAATTGCTGTCTCCAATCAGCTTGATGAGTGCCTCATTAAAAGTTTAAACGAACAGGGTGCACAAATAGACCTTTTCGGAGTTGGTACAAGCCTGGTTACCGGCCAGCCAGACAGTGCGCTCGATGGCGTGTTTAAACTTGCAGCATACGATGATGCACCACGTATTAAAATATCAGAATCAACAGCCAAAATTACTTTGCCCGGCCAGAAACAGGTTTATCGCATGACAGGGGAAAATGGAGTGTTTGTTGGGGCCGATGCAGTATGTATGAAAACAGATGATACATTGGAAAGAATGTATCATCCTTTCGATAAATTAAAATCAATGAATGTGAAAGATTTTAATAAAGAGCCATTACAACATAAGGTTATGAGTGCCGGAAAACGGCTTCAAAAACAGCAGCCGCTGACTTCGATTCAGCAATATGCAAGTAACAGAATTGGGCAGCTTCCCGCCGAATATAAAAGATTCGAAAACCCGCACATATACAAAGTCGGATTAAGCGAAAAACTTAATAACCTGAGAAATGACCTGATTCACCAACATTTAGATAACCTATAA
- the pncA gene encoding bifunctional nicotinamidase/pyrazinamidase, with protein sequence MKTLIIVDTQYDFMPGGALAVKEGDAIVPVINRIMHNFDLVVATQDWHPANHKSFASNHEGKETFDKIDLHGTEQVLWPDHCVQESQGAELHRDLNDEAITAIFRKGMNPEIDSYSAFYDNSKQSPTGLAGYLREKGAGDLYFCGLAADICVYFTLTDALKEGFKVTLIDDATRPLDRDAYEKQKIALKKEGVSISNSNNF encoded by the coding sequence ATGAAGACCTTAATAATTGTTGATACTCAATACGATTTTATGCCCGGAGGCGCACTTGCAGTAAAAGAGGGCGATGCTATTGTGCCTGTCATTAATCGAATCATGCATAATTTTGATTTAGTGGTAGCCACACAGGACTGGCATCCGGCCAATCACAAGAGCTTCGCCTCAAATCATGAGGGTAAAGAAACGTTTGACAAAATTGATTTACACGGTACGGAACAGGTGCTTTGGCCCGACCACTGCGTGCAGGAATCACAAGGAGCAGAGCTACATCGTGATTTGAATGATGAGGCCATTACAGCCATTTTCCGCAAAGGAATGAACCCGGAGATAGATAGCTACAGTGCTTTTTACGACAATAGTAAGCAAAGTCCGACAGGACTGGCCGGTTACCTGCGTGAAAAAGGAGCTGGGGACTTATATTTTTGTGGGCTGGCTGCAGATATTTGTGTTTACTTTACGCTCACCGATGCATTGAAAGAGGGTTTTAAAGTAACCCTTATTGATGATGCCACGCGACCTTTGGACAGGGATGCATACGAAAAACAAAAAATAGCATTAAAAAAAGAAGGGGTGAGCATATCAAATAGTAATAATTTTTGA
- a CDS encoding PG0541 family transporter-associated protein, which produces MKSVFIVFNQAHTEKVEYMLDYMEIKGFTQWIGVYGRGSQTGVPHMGTHTWPEQNNAILTMVENEKVNKLLENIQKIDAVNKDVGIRAFVWNIEQTV; this is translated from the coding sequence ATGAAGTCAGTATTTATAGTTTTTAATCAGGCACATACAGAAAAAGTTGAGTATATGCTCGACTACATGGAGATAAAGGGGTTTACACAATGGATTGGCGTTTATGGCAGGGGCTCCCAAACAGGCGTCCCGCACATGGGTACACACACGTGGCCGGAACAAAACAATGCCATACTTACAATGGTCGAAAACGAAAAAGTGAATAAACTATTAGAAAACATTCAAAAAATTGATGCCGTAAACAAGGATGTGGGCATCAGAGCCTTTGTCTGGAATATTGAACAAACAGTATAG
- a CDS encoding efflux RND transporter permease subunit, with product MSIYGNAVKKPITTIMIFIAVVLFGLYSVVRLPVDLYPEIEFPAITVMTTYPGASAHDIETNITKPIEDALNTVDDLKEVTSVSRDNISVVTLEFEYETDLNEAANNIRDGLSMVSDQLPEEAEDPNIFKFNSSMMPIQMFAITADESYEGIEKLLDEKLINPLNRVDGIASISIIGAPTREVAVEINPRRLEAYNLTIEQIGGILAAENLNMPTGNIEMGKLDYPLRVEGEFESSDELNNIVLANFNGQAIYLKDVATIRDSIKEMTMDEKINGENGVRFMVMKQSGANTVSVARDLNNRMDELRNNLPNDIKIQTVFDSSEFIKGSINNLSQTLMFALIFVMLVVLFFLGRWRATFIVVLTIPISLIVSFIYLRLTGNSINIISLSALSIAIGMVVDDAIVVLENITKHIERGSSPREAAIYATNEVWLAVIVTTLTVVAVFFPMTMISGMTGIMFRQLGWIVTITVTTSTLAAITLTPMLSSKMLRLRNKKKKPGRISYERTIEPMLNNLDNWYGRILHWSLFHKRIIVVSALGLFIASILMASNLGAEFMPQTDESRFSISVELQSGTRVDQTITIARKVDSILHNQFSEVDLIATSAGADDEGGFISMFQSTGSNIINFNVGLVDLEDREQSVWDIAEQVRKNLSDIPEIITFNVSTSNSGLMAGNTVDVEIYGYDIEQTTAIARQIGDSIELIDGAREIEISREDEKPELLLELNRDKLAANGLNTATVSQALYNRVEGLTATRFRELGEEYDVVVRFKKEFRNSITDIKNIAVTNTNGQSVRIGELGEVKEYYAPPNIEHKRRERIVTVSATPYKTSLGELATEIQNKVEKIDLPREVMIEVGGAYEDQQEGFMDLALLLMLSLLLVYIVMASQFESLKMPFIIMFSIPFAFSGVIFALLLTNTTLSVIAGLGAVMLVGIVVKNAIVLVDYINLMRDRGHELNEAITMSGKSRLRPVLMTAMTTILGMLPLALSTGEGSEIWSPMGISVIGGLVASTIITMVIVPVVYKLFATKGERNKKQKVRAKFAFLQQKN from the coding sequence AAGGAAGTGACATCCGTATCGCGTGATAATATATCTGTTGTAACATTAGAGTTTGAGTACGAAACCGATCTTAATGAAGCAGCAAACAACATACGTGACGGTCTTTCTATGGTTTCTGATCAGTTACCTGAAGAAGCCGAAGATCCAAATATTTTTAAGTTCAATTCCAGTATGATGCCCATTCAAATGTTTGCCATAACAGCAGACGAAAGTTACGAAGGCATAGAAAAATTATTGGACGAAAAGCTCATCAACCCGCTCAACCGTGTTGATGGAATTGCATCAATCAGTATTATAGGTGCTCCAACACGCGAAGTTGCCGTTGAAATAAATCCCCGCAGGCTTGAGGCCTACAACCTGACCATTGAGCAAATTGGTGGCATTCTTGCAGCTGAAAACCTGAATATGCCCACCGGCAACATAGAAATGGGAAAGCTTGATTACCCGTTACGTGTTGAGGGTGAGTTCGAAAGCAGCGACGAGCTCAATAATATTGTGCTTGCAAACTTTAACGGTCAGGCCATTTACCTGAAAGATGTTGCAACCATTCGTGACTCCATTAAAGAAATGACCATGGATGAAAAAATTAATGGAGAAAACGGGGTTCGTTTTATGGTAATGAAACAATCAGGGGCCAATACCGTGAGTGTTGCACGCGACCTTAATAACCGGATGGATGAACTCAGAAATAATCTGCCAAATGATATAAAAATCCAAACCGTATTCGATTCCAGCGAATTTATAAAGGGATCTATCAACAACCTATCACAAACTTTAATGTTTGCCCTAATCTTTGTTATGCTGGTGGTGCTGTTTTTCCTGGGTCGGTGGAGGGCCACATTCATTGTTGTGCTTACCATTCCAATTTCTTTGATTGTTTCATTTATTTACCTAAGACTCACGGGTAACTCCATAAACATTATATCGCTTTCGGCTCTCTCTATTGCCATAGGAATGGTAGTAGACGATGCCATTGTAGTGCTTGAAAACATTACAAAACATATTGAACGGGGTAGTAGCCCGCGCGAAGCCGCCATTTATGCTACCAATGAGGTGTGGCTGGCCGTTATAGTTACTACACTAACTGTTGTAGCTGTATTTTTCCCTATGACTATGATATCAGGCATGACAGGCATTATGTTTCGTCAGTTGGGTTGGATTGTAACCATTACTGTTACAACTTCTACATTAGCAGCCATTACGCTTACACCAATGCTCAGCTCAAAAATGTTGCGGCTAAGGAATAAAAAGAAAAAACCAGGTCGCATAAGCTACGAGCGCACCATCGAACCCATGCTCAACAATCTTGATAACTGGTATGGGCGTATACTACATTGGAGCCTCTTTCATAAACGAATAATTGTAGTTTCGGCACTCGGTTTATTCATTGCATCAATTCTAATGGCATCAAACCTGGGGGCAGAGTTTATGCCACAAACCGACGAAAGTCGTTTCTCAATTTCAGTAGAGTTGCAATCGGGAACACGTGTCGACCAAACTATTACAATTGCCCGTAAAGTCGATAGTATTCTGCATAATCAATTCTCGGAGGTCGACCTTATCGCAACCTCTGCCGGCGCTGACGATGAAGGTGGGTTCATCTCCATGTTTCAATCTACCGGCTCCAATATCATCAATTTTAATGTGGGCCTTGTCGATCTCGAAGATAGAGAACAAAGCGTCTGGGATATTGCCGAACAGGTTCGAAAAAATCTTTCTGACATCCCTGAAATCATCACCTTCAACGTAAGTACGAGTAACTCCGGACTTATGGCTGGAAATACGGTTGATGTTGAAATTTATGGTTACGATATAGAACAAACCACAGCTATAGCACGCCAAATCGGTGATAGTATTGAATTAATTGATGGAGCTCGCGAGATAGAAATTAGCCGTGAGGACGAAAAACCGGAGTTGCTTCTTGAGCTCAACAGGGACAAACTAGCGGCCAATGGTTTAAACACTGCCACCGTATCACAAGCCCTGTACAATAGAGTTGAAGGCCTTACCGCTACACGCTTTCGCGAATTAGGGGAGGAATATGATGTGGTTGTACGTTTCAAAAAAGAGTTCCGCAACAGCATCACCGACATTAAAAATATAGCAGTAACCAACACAAATGGCCAATCCGTTCGTATTGGTGAGTTAGGTGAAGTTAAAGAATATTATGCTCCGCCAAACATAGAACACAAACGTAGAGAGCGCATCGTAACAGTTTCGGCTACACCATATAAAACCTCTCTGGGTGAACTGGCTACAGAAATACAAAACAAGGTAGAAAAAATTGATTTGCCCAGGGAAGTAATGATCGAAGTTGGTGGTGCCTATGAAGACCAACAGGAGGGTTTTATGGATCTCGCCCTGCTTCTTATGCTCAGTCTTCTATTAGTTTATATCGTAATGGCATCACAATTTGAATCCCTGAAAATGCCATTTATCATCATGTTCTCAATTCCGTTTGCTTTCTCAGGAGTAATTTTTGCCCTCTTGCTAACTAACACCACATTAAGTGTTATTGCCGGATTGGGCGCTGTAATGTTGGTCGGTATTGTGGTGAAAAATGCTATTGTGTTGGTTGATTATATTAACCTAATGCGTGATCGTGGCCACGAACTAAATGAAGCCATTACCATGTCAGGTAAATCAAGGTTACGCCCCGTGCTAATGACAGCAATGACAACCATTCTGGGAATGCTTCCTTTAGCACTTAGCACCGGAGAAGGCTCTGAAATTTGGAGCCCAATGGGAATATCTGTTATTGGTGGTCTTGTAGCCTCAACCATTATAACCATGGTGATTGTTCCGGTGGTATACAAACTTTTTGCTACAAAAGGAGAGCGGAACAAAAAACAAAAGGTCAGGGCAAAATTTGCCTTCCTGCAACAAAAAAATTAA